The following are from one region of the Actinomycetota bacterium genome:
- a CDS encoding DUF58 domain-containing protein: protein MSARPGLARGQAALRHLELTITRRLDGLLQGDHQGLVPGSGSDPGEGRVYQPGDDVRRMDWNLTARTTVAHVRETIADRELETWVVVDQSASLDFGTAACEKRDLALAATAAVGFLTARAGNRLGALLLRPGGLVTVPPRSGRDSVMALLQRVATTPRAHTPGPSTAKRLAERGPTADLSTALRAVGPLARRRGLVVVISDFLDPAGWERLLRSVRGRHEVLAVEVLDPRELELPPVGLLTLVDPETGRRIEVQTARNQVRRRYAEAAAGQRAEIARALRSAAVPHLTLRTDRDWLLDIVRFVALRRRLRTGLVAPQAVHR, encoded by the coding sequence GTGAGCGCCCGCCCGGGGTTGGCGCGGGGCCAGGCGGCCCTGCGCCACCTCGAGCTGACCATCACGCGTCGCCTCGACGGCCTCCTACAGGGCGACCACCAGGGCCTCGTGCCGGGCTCGGGCAGCGACCCGGGCGAGGGCCGCGTGTACCAGCCGGGCGACGACGTGCGCCGCATGGACTGGAACCTCACCGCTCGCACCACCGTCGCCCACGTGCGGGAGACGATCGCCGACCGCGAGCTCGAGACGTGGGTGGTCGTCGACCAGTCGGCGAGCCTCGACTTCGGGACCGCGGCGTGCGAGAAGCGCGACCTGGCGCTGGCTGCGACGGCAGCAGTGGGCTTTCTCACCGCGCGCGCGGGCAACCGGCTCGGCGCGCTGTTGCTGCGGCCGGGCGGCCTGGTCACGGTGCCTCCGCGCTCGGGTCGCGATTCGGTCATGGCGCTGCTCCAGCGGGTGGCGACGACACCTCGCGCGCACACACCCGGCCCATCGACGGCAAAGAGACTCGCGGAACGCGGCCCCACGGCCGACTTGAGCACCGCCCTGCGCGCTGTCGGCCCGCTGGCCCGCCGGCGGGGCCTCGTCGTCGTGATCTCCGACTTCCTCGACCCCGCGGGCTGGGAGCGGCTGCTCCGGTCGGTGCGAGGGCGCCACGAGGTGCTCGCGGTCGAGGTGCTCGACCCGCGCGAGCTCGAACTGCCGCCGGTCGGCCTCCTCACCCTCGTCGACCCCGAGACGGGGCGCCGCATCGAGGTGCAGACCGCCCGCAACCAGGTCCGCCGGCGCTACGCGGAGGCGGCGGCGGGCCAGCGGGCCGAGATCGCCCGCGCGCTACGCAGCGCGGCGGTCCCGCATCTGACGCTGCGGACCGACCGCGACTGGCTCCTCGACATCGTGCGCTTCGTCGCCCTGCGCCGCCGGCTGCGCACGGGCCTCGTCGCCCCGCAGGCGGTGCACCGGTGA
- a CDS encoding MoxR family ATPase, with amino-acid sequence MSDMSSNPRPPSIAEARPASDAALLERTLFEVKRVIVGQDRMVERMLVCLLARGHCLIEGVPGLAKTLAVETLASSVGGSFVRLQFTPDLIPADIIGTRIYRPSREAFDVELGPVFANFVLADEINRAPAKVQSALLEVMAEGHVSIGGITHPVPMPFLVLATQNPIESEGVYSLPEAQRDRFLMKIVVGYPSGSEEVEIVRRMGVDPPRAVEVLDTATLVRLQRDADQIFVHNAVMDYAVRIVLTTREPAERGLPEVAPHLAFGASPRASLGLIAAGRALALIRNRNYVLPQDVFDVASEVLRHRLVLSYEALADGVTPDDIVGRVIATVVAPRVAPSQDRTAVIA; translated from the coding sequence ATGAGTGACATGTCTTCCAACCCGCGACCGCCGTCCATCGCCGAGGCGCGCCCGGCGTCGGATGCCGCCCTGCTCGAGCGCACGCTCTTCGAGGTCAAGCGCGTGATCGTGGGGCAGGACCGCATGGTCGAGCGCATGCTGGTTTGCCTGCTGGCGCGCGGACACTGCCTCATCGAGGGGGTGCCGGGCCTGGCCAAGACCCTCGCGGTGGAGACGCTGGCCTCCTCGGTAGGCGGGTCGTTCGTACGGCTCCAGTTCACCCCCGACCTGATCCCCGCCGACATCATCGGCACGCGGATCTACCGGCCCTCGCGTGAGGCGTTCGACGTCGAGCTGGGCCCGGTGTTCGCCAACTTCGTGCTGGCCGACGAGATCAACCGCGCGCCCGCGAAGGTGCAGTCGGCGCTGCTCGAGGTGATGGCCGAGGGCCACGTCTCGATCGGCGGCATCACCCATCCGGTGCCCATGCCGTTCCTCGTGCTGGCGACGCAGAACCCCATCGAGTCCGAGGGCGTCTACTCGCTCCCCGAGGCGCAACGCGACCGCTTCCTCATGAAGATCGTCGTGGGCTACCCGAGCGGTTCCGAGGAGGTCGAGATCGTCCGGCGGATGGGCGTCGACCCGCCCCGCGCGGTCGAGGTGCTCGACACTGCGACGCTCGTGCGGCTGCAACGCGACGCCGACCAGATCTTCGTGCACAACGCGGTCATGGACTACGCGGTGCGCATCGTGCTCACGACGCGCGAGCCGGCCGAGCGGGGCCTGCCCGAGGTCGCGCCGCACCTCGCCTTCGGGGCGAGCCCGCGCGCCAGCCTCGGCCTGATCGCCGCCGGCCGCGCGCTCGCGCTGATCCGCAATCGCAACTACGTGCTTCCCCAGGACGTGTTCGACGTGGCGTCCGAGGTGCTGCGGCACCGGCTCGTCCTCTCCTACGAAGCGCTGGCCGACGGCGTCACGCCCGACGACATCGTGGGCCGGGTGATCGCAACCGTCGTGGCGCCCCGCGTCGCCCCCAGCCAGGACCGCACCGCGGTGATTGCGTGA
- a CDS encoding HAMP domain-containing histidine kinase — MSLRGRLLAGLVALVTVGMLVSDVVTYTALRSFLVDRIDQQLEDTVLPAAQELRIQSGFPHRPSDRTIIPAGTDARLLDGSGQVVATLPGFREPSDPPPHLPDLTSIGRADGQHAFTARAEGGSSLRYRVLATPTTDGGVFVVALPLRDVTKTLGRLVLIEVIATLSVIVLLGLLSLWVVRVGLRPLDQMATTAGEIAAGDLSRRVERADDRTEVGRLGAALNGMLGHIERAFAARTASEQRLRRFVADASHELRTPLTSIRGYAELFRRGAAEHPDDLETAMRRIEDESARMSVLVDDLLLLARLDQGRPLEREEVDLVALASDAVDDARAVSPDRPITFETNGPVTVTGDEARLRQVTANLLANARVHTPEGTRVHVRVRSTQEGAQLEVADEGPGLEADEAARAFERFYRADPARARAGGGSGLGLSIVAAIAAAHGGRATLDTGPGRGATFRVELPRVAPPPVEAPTPLTASTQESPTTITDLRDQNE, encoded by the coding sequence ATGTCGCTGCGCGGCCGACTCCTGGCCGGTCTCGTCGCACTGGTGACGGTCGGCATGCTCGTGTCCGACGTCGTGACGTACACAGCACTGCGCTCGTTCCTCGTCGACCGCATCGACCAGCAGCTCGAGGACACGGTGCTGCCCGCGGCGCAGGAGCTGAGAATCCAGTCCGGGTTCCCGCACCGGCCGTCGGACCGGACGATCATCCCCGCGGGCACCGACGCGCGGCTCCTCGACGGCAGTGGCCAGGTGGTGGCCACGCTGCCCGGGTTCCGGGAGCCGTCGGACCCACCCCCCCACCTGCCCGACCTCACCTCGATTGGCCGGGCCGACGGGCAGCACGCCTTCACCGCCCGGGCGGAGGGTGGGAGCTCGCTGCGCTACCGGGTGCTCGCCACCCCGACGACCGACGGGGGCGTCTTCGTCGTCGCCCTCCCGCTGCGCGACGTGACGAAGACGCTCGGCCGGCTCGTCCTCATCGAGGTGATCGCCACCCTCTCGGTGATCGTGCTGCTCGGCCTCCTCTCGTTGTGGGTCGTGCGCGTCGGGCTGCGCCCCCTCGACCAGATGGCCACCACCGCGGGAGAGATCGCGGCCGGCGACCTCTCGCGCCGCGTGGAGCGGGCGGACGATCGCACTGAGGTGGGGCGGCTCGGCGCGGCGTTGAATGGCATGCTCGGGCACATCGAGCGGGCCTTCGCGGCGCGGACCGCGTCGGAGCAGCGGCTCCGGCGGTTCGTCGCCGACGCGTCGCACGAGCTGCGCACCCCGCTCACCTCGATCCGCGGCTACGCCGAGCTCTTCCGTCGCGGCGCGGCGGAGCACCCCGACGACCTCGAGACGGCCATGCGGCGCATCGAGGACGAGAGCGCGCGCATGAGCGTGCTCGTCGACGACCTGCTGCTCCTGGCCCGTCTCGACCAGGGCCGTCCCCTCGAGCGGGAGGAGGTCGACCTCGTCGCGCTCGCGAGTGACGCGGTGGACGACGCTCGCGCCGTCTCGCCCGATCGGCCCATCACGTTCGAGACCAACGGACCCGTGACGGTCACGGGCGACGAGGCCCGGCTGCGCCAGGTGACCGCGAACCTGTTGGCCAACGCGCGGGTCCACACGCCGGAAGGCACGCGCGTGCATGTGCGCGTCCGGTCGACACAAGAGGGCGCCCAGCTCGAGGTCGCGGACGAGGGCCCCGGTCTCGAAGCCGACGAGGCGGCGCGCGCGTTCGAGCGCTTCTACCGAGCCGACCCGGCGCGTGCGCGCGCCGGTGGCGGGAGCGGGCTGGGGCTCTCCATCGTCGCCGCCATCGCCGCGGCCCACGGGGGACGGGCGACGCTCGACACCGGCCCCGGCCGCGGCGCCACCTTCCGCGTCGAGCTGCCCCGAGTCGCGCCGCCTCCGGTCGAGGCGCCCACACCGCTCACAGCATCCACCCAAGAATCGCCCACGACGATCACAGACCTGAGGGACCAGAATGAGTGA
- a CDS encoding response regulator transcription factor has product MVLPAARVLVVDDEDAITDLVSTALRYTGFDVAVASTGRAAIATAATFRPELIVLDIMLPDLDGFEVTRRLRGDGVRVPVVFLTARDATEDKVTGLTIGGDDYVTKPFSLEELVARVRAVLRRTRGDDDGSSRLQFGDLELDEDTHEVWRAGASVALTATEFKLLRYLMLNARRVLSKAQILDHVWEYDFGGDANVVETYISYLRKKVDQIEPHLIHTVRGVGYTLRLPG; this is encoded by the coding sequence ATGGTGCTCCCCGCGGCCCGGGTACTGGTCGTCGACGACGAGGATGCCATCACCGACCTGGTGAGCACCGCGTTGCGGTACACCGGGTTCGACGTCGCCGTGGCCTCCACCGGCCGCGCCGCGATCGCCACGGCCGCCACGTTCCGGCCCGAACTGATCGTCCTCGACATCATGCTCCCCGATCTCGATGGCTTCGAGGTCACCCGCCGGCTGCGGGGCGACGGCGTGCGGGTACCGGTCGTGTTCCTCACCGCACGCGACGCGACCGAGGACAAGGTCACCGGGCTCACCATCGGCGGCGACGACTACGTCACCAAGCCGTTCAGCCTCGAGGAGCTCGTCGCGCGCGTCCGCGCGGTGCTGCGCCGTACCCGAGGCGACGACGACGGCTCGAGCCGTCTGCAGTTCGGCGACCTCGAGCTCGACGAGGACACCCACGAGGTCTGGCGCGCGGGTGCTTCCGTCGCGCTGACCGCCACAGAGTTCAAGCTGCTCCGGTACCTCATGCTCAACGCACGAAGAGTCCTGTCGAAGGCGCAGATCCTCGACCACGTCTGGGAGTACGACTTCGGGGGTGACGCCAACGTCGTCGAGACCTACATCTCGTACCTGCGCAAGAAGGTCGACCAGATCGAGCCCCATCTGATCCACACCGTCCGGGGCGTGGGGTACACCTTGCGGCTGCCCGGCTGA
- a CDS encoding PDZ domain-containing protein — protein MQDPSGQDARGARRGRPEPGRSHCDRGRQGDRPTLRGGRQHRAGRRHFRVRPRHRCRGRLSRRLRHLGVRAASPRRPQPTLSVAPIPAPHSGDAHSRPTGSGAVESTPSNDWDLPHYTAPTETIPTVTAPTETVPEPPRLPPAGLPPVPPPAGGGAPPPPRPTRGRVAALLATTALAAGAVGGVVGAKLTDDRPVTASPATTVGRAVSTGPSSVLAGPALDLQGILAKAAPAVVSIRASGAGGSGAGTGIILTADGEVLTNAHVVSGADTVRVRLEGESQSRSATIVGSDGVNDLALLKIGNASGLPTAELGDSATVKVGDDIVAIGNALGLPGDPTVTRGIVSATDRTLDNLTGLIQHDAAINPGNSGGPLINRSGQVVGINTATAGQGIGFAIPIDHAKSVIERLRRGESAPPVGWLGVQTTDPDDGSRGALIVAVVNGEPADQAGLQEGDLITAVDGTPVTGASDLGGLVRDHRPGQRATITVTRNGESRDLQVTFGSKPNN, from the coding sequence GTGCAAGATCCATCCGGCCAAGATGCGCGGGGTGCTCGTCGTGGTCGGCCAGAACCAGGCCGATCCCACTGCGACCGCGGCCGCCAAGGCGACCGGCCCACCCTACGCGGCGGCCGGCAACACCGGGCCGGGAGGCGGCATTTCCGGGTTCGCCCTCGCCACCGGTGTCGTGGCCGCCTTTCTCGGAGGCTTCGGCATCTCGGCGTTCGTGCGGCCTCGCCGCGCCGTCCCCAGCCCACCCTCTCCGTAGCACCGATACCTGCGCCACACTCGGGGGACGCGCACAGCCGACCCACAGGGTCTGGTGCCGTGGAATCGACACCATCGAACGACTGGGACCTTCCCCATTACACGGCCCCCACCGAGACCATCCCGACCGTGACCGCTCCGACCGAGACGGTCCCGGAGCCTCCTCGCCTGCCGCCCGCCGGTCTACCCCCTGTCCCGCCCCCGGCGGGCGGCGGCGCCCCGCCTCCCCCGCGTCCCACCCGGGGCCGTGTGGCAGCCCTCCTGGCCACCACGGCGCTCGCGGCGGGCGCGGTGGGCGGCGTGGTGGGCGCCAAGCTCACCGACGACCGGCCGGTCACCGCGTCACCCGCCACCACCGTCGGGCGAGCGGTCTCCACCGGCCCGAGCTCGGTGCTCGCGGGGCCGGCCCTCGACCTGCAGGGGATACTCGCCAAGGCCGCGCCCGCGGTGGTGTCCATTCGCGCGTCGGGCGCGGGCGGCAGCGGCGCGGGCACCGGGATCATCCTCACCGCGGACGGCGAGGTCCTCACCAACGCGCACGTCGTGAGCGGCGCCGACACGGTGCGCGTGCGACTCGAGGGCGAGTCCCAGTCGCGCTCGGCCACCATCGTGGGCAGCGATGGCGTCAACGACCTCGCGCTCTTGAAGATCGGCAACGCGAGCGGGCTGCCCACGGCCGAGCTCGGCGACTCCGCGACCGTGAAAGTCGGCGACGACATCGTGGCGATCGGCAACGCACTCGGTCTGCCGGGTGATCCCACCGTGACGCGAGGCATCGTGTCGGCCACCGATCGCACCCTCGACAACCTCACCGGGCTGATCCAGCACGACGCCGCCATCAACCCGGGGAACTCCGGGGGCCCGCTGATCAACCGTTCCGGTCAGGTGGTCGGCATCAACACCGCGACCGCCGGACAGGGCATCGGCTTCGCCATCCCCATCGACCACGCCAAGAGCGTGATCGAACGGCTGCGGCGGGGCGAGAGCGCCCCACCGGTCGGGTGGCTGGGCGTGCAGACGACCGACCCCGACGACGGCAGCCGTGGCGCCCTCATCGTCGCCGTCGTGAACGGGGAGCCGGCCGACCAGGCCGGCCTGCAGGAGGGAGACCTCATCACTGCCGTCGACGGGACGCCGGTGACGGGCGCGAGCGACTTGGGCGGCCTCGTCCGCGACCACCGTCCCGGGCAGCGGGCGACGATCACGGTGACGCGGAACGGCGAGTCGCGGGACCTGCAGGTCACGTTCGGCTCGAAACCCAACAACTGA
- a CDS encoding ABC transporter permease: MTLLLSGASSSLSNANHRIVRLFGTDAWVVAAGSTGPFTTASVIPAGLANEVAVEPGVARAEPVVLFRSTIHEKSVRDVNVVGYRPGGIMAPRVVRGRALRGRGETLADSALGLRVGERVVANGHRLRVVGLVSRVRFNFGVPTLLMPVEDAQALAFAGQPLATAFITEGVPRTVPDGLHLVTDQQAISDLARVAKSGNQSIAFINALLWIVAAGIIGSMVYLSALERVRDFAVLKATGASSRALLVGLALQAVVLSFAGAIAAAVLAQPLAASFPFPVEIPSGAYLRLLVIAVVVGTLASVAGLRRAVGVDPALAFSGA, encoded by the coding sequence ATGACGCTGCTGCTGTCGGGCGCCAGCTCCAGCCTGAGCAACGCGAACCACCGCATCGTGCGGCTGTTCGGCACCGACGCATGGGTCGTGGCCGCCGGCAGCACGGGCCCGTTCACCACGGCGTCGGTGATTCCCGCCGGCCTCGCGAACGAGGTCGCGGTCGAGCCCGGCGTCGCCCGCGCCGAGCCGGTCGTGCTGTTCCGCTCGACCATCCACGAGAAATCCGTGCGCGACGTCAACGTAGTCGGCTATCGCCCGGGCGGGATCATGGCACCACGCGTCGTTCGTGGCCGGGCGCTACGCGGGCGAGGAGAGACCCTCGCGGATTCAGCGCTGGGCCTGCGCGTCGGCGAACGCGTGGTCGCCAACGGCCACCGGCTCCGTGTGGTGGGCCTGGTATCGCGCGTGAGGTTCAACTTCGGCGTCCCCACGCTGCTCATGCCGGTAGAGGACGCACAGGCGCTCGCGTTCGCGGGGCAGCCGCTCGCGACGGCCTTCATCACCGAGGGTGTGCCCCGGACGGTGCCCGACGGCCTTCATCTGGTCACGGACCAGCAGGCCATATCGGATCTCGCACGGGTCGCGAAGAGCGGGAACCAGTCGATCGCCTTCATCAACGCTCTCCTCTGGATCGTCGCCGCGGGCATCATCGGGTCGATGGTGTACCTGTCCGCGCTCGAGCGGGTGCGCGACTTCGCGGTGTTGAAGGCCACCGGCGCGTCGAGTCGTGCCCTGCTCGTCGGCCTCGCGCTCCAGGCCGTCGTGCTGTCGTTCGCGGGCGCCATCGCGGCCGCGGTGCTGGCCCAGCCCCTCGCCGCGTCGTTCCCGTTCCCCGTCGAGATCCCCTCGGGCGCGTACCTACGCCTGCTCGTCATCGCCGTCGTCGTGGGCACGCTCGCCAGCGTGGCCGGGCTACGCCGAGCCGTCGGCGTCGACCCGGCGCTGGCGTTCAGCGGCGCATGA
- a CDS encoding ATP-binding cassette domain-containing protein, with protein MSTAGGLRIRDLRIEYSSGGYVVRPIDALDLDVESGQLVLLLGASGCGKTTLLSALAAILKPAGGSIRFDDVEVSQLSGDALTQYRRHRVGIVFQAFNLVPSLTALENVAAPMWAGGTSGREARRRSAELLERVGLSDRVKHRPGDLSGGQQQRVAIARALAYEPPLLLADEPTAHLDYVQVDGVLRLLREVASPGRVVVVATHDERMIPLADRVVELSPRVDRESRPPERRELDPGDVLFAQGEPGDLVYTVDDGEIELVRQLSDGGEEFVAGVKAGGYFGELAPLFGLRRSATARARVHTVVTGYTPHDFRQLVGVDRLAALISGS; from the coding sequence ATGAGCACTGCGGGCGGCCTTCGCATCCGTGACCTCAGGATCGAGTACTCGAGCGGCGGCTACGTGGTCCGCCCCATCGACGCGCTCGACCTCGACGTGGAGTCGGGCCAGCTCGTGCTGCTCCTCGGCGCGAGCGGCTGCGGCAAGACCACGCTGCTCTCGGCGTTGGCCGCCATCCTGAAGCCGGCGGGCGGGTCGATCCGGTTCGATGACGTCGAGGTCTCCCAGCTCAGCGGTGACGCGCTCACGCAGTACCGGCGTCATCGCGTCGGCATCGTGTTCCAGGCGTTCAACCTGGTTCCGAGCCTCACCGCGCTCGAGAACGTCGCAGCACCCATGTGGGCGGGCGGCACGAGTGGTCGCGAGGCGCGGCGCCGTTCTGCCGAGCTGCTCGAGCGGGTCGGCCTCAGCGATCGCGTGAAGCACCGGCCGGGTGACCTCTCGGGCGGCCAGCAGCAGCGCGTGGCCATCGCCCGCGCCCTGGCGTACGAGCCGCCGTTGCTCCTCGCCGACGAGCCGACCGCCCATCTCGACTACGTGCAGGTCGACGGGGTGCTGCGCCTCCTCCGCGAGGTGGCCAGCCCGGGTCGAGTCGTCGTCGTGGCGACCCACGACGAGCGGATGATCCCGCTCGCCGACCGGGTGGTGGAGCTCAGTCCCCGAGTCGACCGCGAGTCGCGTCCGCCCGAGCGTCGCGAGCTCGATCCCGGCGATGTGCTCTTCGCCCAGGGTGAGCCGGGCGATCTCGTCTACACGGTGGACGACGGTGAGATCGAGCTCGTCCGCCAGCTCTCGGATGGCGGCGAGGAGTTCGTCGCGGGGGTCAAGGCCGGCGGCTACTTCGGCGAGCTGGCGCCTCTCTTCGGCCTCCGCCGTTCGGCGACGGCGCGAGCGCGGGTCCACACCGTCGTCACCGGGTACACGCCCCACGACTTCCGCCAGCTGGTCGGTGTCGACCGCTTGGCCGCGCTCATCAGCGGCAGTTGA
- a CDS encoding ABC transporter permease, with protein MLSPVWIRARHELRARWRSWLGLALVVGIGGGVVLAALAGARRTEDAYPRLAAASNAADVLVVGQSQFLFVGNVDLNAVDHLPEVASTSRIAVYLLFAGRTESGRLLGPTDMFPIAHGDAGLGNTIERWKMLAGRPANPERVDEATASFLLAERLHLRVGATLRLRFTRGRSFDRVAAELLGGFTRRLQVAEGAAPVIEQVADGPLVTVKIVGIEASPAEFPPLGPDLAPPLHLTPAFFRLYQGRLVDSPLSYVRLKRGAADLPAFQDGVDRLAKGQTSFVFTRPNQTAAVQRAVKVEGLASRLLAALTALALLVIVGQALTRQTVGEAGDHSVLRAMGMTSGQLTLVALVRGLVVAGLGSALALGIAFALSPLSPVGLARTAEITPGVAFDGLVLGVGGLVLIVIVGALTLVAAWRASRLTNTASTRTAPADERPSRVAESLTRTEVPPTAVVGVRFALEPGRGATAVPVRTTMLGVAVVVALLTATWSFAASLHRLLDTPVLYGWNWDIKSGAPGLPGAVDLTLRGALSNDHAVGALAVGTVSQLELDRHRVDVLALEQVRGEVVPTVVSGRPPGRPGEVLLGARTLHKLHKRVGDSVTARLGRRTARLRVVGRGVFPDFGDAGQLGDGALTTFAGLADLLPSAQHNVYLARFRPGVDAPATYRRVRAALAPVPTQAARRPSDLTSIARVDSLPGVLAGVLALLAAVTLAHTLVSSVRRRRRDLAVLKTLGFVRRQVSFAVVWQATTLSSIALLIGVPLGTAGGRWAWTLFTTQLGVSADAVTPPLPILLTIPATLVAANAIAALPAWAAGRSPSALILRTE; from the coding sequence GTGCTGAGCCCGGTCTGGATCCGCGCGCGCCACGAGCTGCGAGCCCGATGGCGCTCGTGGTTGGGGCTCGCGCTCGTCGTCGGCATCGGCGGCGGCGTGGTACTGGCGGCGTTGGCGGGGGCGCGTCGCACCGAGGACGCGTACCCGCGCCTGGCGGCCGCGTCGAATGCGGCCGACGTGCTCGTCGTGGGTCAGAGCCAGTTCCTGTTCGTCGGAAACGTGGACCTGAACGCGGTCGATCACCTACCCGAGGTTGCGAGCACCTCGCGCATCGCGGTGTACCTGCTGTTCGCGGGGCGCACCGAGAGCGGGCGACTGCTCGGCCCGACCGACATGTTTCCGATCGCGCACGGCGACGCGGGCCTCGGCAACACCATTGAGCGGTGGAAGATGCTCGCGGGCCGGCCCGCGAACCCCGAACGGGTCGACGAGGCGACTGCGAGCTTCCTGCTCGCCGAGCGCCTGCACCTGAGGGTGGGCGCGACCCTGCGCCTCCGGTTCACGCGTGGCAGGAGCTTCGACCGGGTGGCCGCCGAGCTGCTGGGGGGCTTCACGCGGCGATTGCAGGTCGCGGAAGGCGCCGCACCGGTCATCGAACAGGTGGCCGACGGCCCGCTCGTGACCGTGAAGATCGTGGGCATCGAGGCCTCGCCCGCCGAGTTCCCGCCCCTCGGGCCCGACCTGGCGCCGCCGCTGCACCTCACCCCCGCGTTCTTCCGTCTCTACCAGGGCCGGCTGGTGGACAGCCCGCTCTCGTACGTGCGGCTGAAGCGGGGTGCGGCCGACCTCCCGGCGTTCCAGGACGGCGTCGACCGCCTGGCGAAGGGACAGACGTCGTTCGTCTTCACCCGACCCAACCAGACCGCCGCGGTGCAACGCGCGGTCAAGGTCGAGGGGCTCGCGTCGCGGTTGCTCGCGGCGCTGACGGCCCTTGCGCTGCTGGTGATCGTGGGCCAGGCGCTCACGCGCCAGACGGTCGGCGAAGCGGGCGATCACTCGGTGCTGCGGGCCATGGGCATGACGTCCGGTCAGCTGACGCTCGTGGCGTTGGTGCGTGGGTTGGTGGTGGCCGGGCTGGGCAGCGCGCTTGCGTTGGGGATCGCATTCGCGCTCTCGCCGCTGAGCCCCGTCGGGCTGGCACGCACCGCGGAGATCACACCGGGTGTCGCGTTCGACGGCCTCGTGCTCGGCGTCGGCGGACTCGTCCTGATCGTGATCGTCGGCGCGCTGACGCTCGTCGCGGCATGGCGCGCGTCGCGGCTCACCAACACTGCTTCTACGCGAACCGCGCCGGCCGACGAACGCCCCTCGCGGGTCGCCGAGTCGCTGACCCGCACGGAGGTCCCGCCCACCGCGGTGGTCGGGGTGCGTTTCGCGCTCGAGCCTGGTCGGGGCGCGACCGCGGTGCCGGTGCGCACGACCATGCTGGGTGTCGCGGTCGTGGTCGCATTGCTCACCGCAACGTGGAGCTTCGCCGCCAGCCTCCACCGCTTGCTCGACACACCGGTGCTGTACGGATGGAACTGGGACATCAAGAGCGGCGCGCCGGGCCTGCCCGGCGCCGTCGACCTCACGCTTCGGGGCGCGCTGTCGAACGATCACGCGGTGGGCGCACTCGCAGTCGGCACCGTCAGCCAGCTGGAGCTCGACCGGCACCGCGTCGACGTCCTGGCGTTGGAGCAGGTGCGGGGCGAGGTGGTGCCCACGGTGGTGAGCGGCCGTCCCCCCGGCCGGCCCGGCGAGGTGCTGCTCGGGGCGCGGACCCTCCACAAGCTGCACAAGCGCGTCGGCGACAGCGTCACGGCCCGGCTCGGCCGTCGCACCGCGCGCCTGCGCGTCGTCGGCCGTGGGGTGTTCCCCGACTTCGGCGACGCGGGTCAGCTGGGCGACGGCGCCCTGACGACCTTCGCCGGCCTCGCCGACCTGTTGCCGAGCGCGCAACACAACGTGTACCTCGCGCGCTTCCGGCCCGGGGTCGACGCCCCCGCGACCTACAGGCGCGTGCGTGCCGCGCTTGCCCCTGTGCCGACGCAAGCCGCGCGCCGCCCGAGCGACCTGACCAGCATCGCTCGCGTCGACAGCCTGCCGGGCGTGCTCGCCGGAGTGCTCGCGCTCCTCGCCGCCGTCACGCTCGCCCACACGCTCGTCAGCTCCGTGCGGCGCCGGCGCCGCGACCTCGCGGTGCTCAAGACGTTGGGGTTCGTGCGCCGGCAGGTGTCGTTCGCGGTGGTCTGGCAGGCCACGACGTTGAGCTCGATCGCGCTGTTGATCGGGGTGCCGCTCGGCACCGCAGGAGGCCGCTGGGCGTGGACGCTGTTCACCACCCAGCTCGGCGTCAGTGCCGACGCGGTCACACCCCCCCTTCCGATCCTGCTCACGATCCCCGCCACCCTCGTCGCGGCCAACGCGATCGCGGCCCTGCCCGCGTGGGCGGCGGGCCGCAGCCCCTCGGCGCTGATCCTGCGGACGGAGTGA